Proteins from one Caulobacter sp. X genomic window:
- a CDS encoding acyl-CoA dehydrogenase family protein, producing MDFNDSPEEAAYREKARAWLAEHAAAHRAKWGELKPNTPEHMAAAKDWQATKASAGYACITWPAAIGGGGGTPIQSVIFGQEETKAGLGYGYFTIGLGMCVPTVMAFADGDTKKRFVGPAVRGEEIWCQLFSEPAGGSDVAALRTRAVKDGDEWVINGQKVWTTGAHYCDYGILLTRTDPDVPKHKGLTMFWIDMRDAAVECRPIHQMSGGREFNEVYFTDLRVKDSQRLGEVGDGWKVALVTLMNERLAVGGSAGPNYREIMKLARELSGVAGPALKDQGFRDKLADWYVQSEGLKFTRFRTMTALSRGQTPGPESSIGKIISANQLQELANTAVEMEDQYGILVDPDQAPAEAAFQQSLMWAPGLRIAGGTDEILKNIIAERVLGLPGDVRVDKDVAFKDMPTGR from the coding sequence ATGGATTTCAACGACTCCCCGGAAGAAGCCGCCTACCGCGAAAAGGCCCGCGCGTGGCTTGCCGAGCACGCCGCCGCCCATCGCGCCAAGTGGGGCGAGCTGAAGCCCAACACGCCCGAGCACATGGCCGCCGCCAAGGACTGGCAGGCGACCAAGGCTTCGGCCGGCTACGCCTGCATCACCTGGCCCGCGGCCATCGGCGGGGGCGGCGGTACGCCGATCCAGTCGGTCATCTTCGGCCAGGAGGAGACCAAGGCCGGCCTCGGCTACGGCTACTTCACGATCGGCCTGGGCATGTGCGTGCCCACCGTCATGGCCTTCGCCGACGGCGACACCAAGAAACGCTTCGTCGGCCCGGCCGTGCGCGGCGAGGAGATCTGGTGCCAGCTGTTCTCCGAACCGGCCGGCGGCTCCGACGTCGCGGCGCTGCGCACCCGCGCCGTCAAGGACGGCGATGAGTGGGTGATCAACGGTCAGAAGGTGTGGACCACCGGCGCGCACTACTGCGACTACGGCATCCTGCTGACGCGGACCGACCCGGATGTGCCCAAGCACAAGGGCCTGACCATGTTCTGGATCGACATGCGCGACGCCGCCGTCGAGTGCCGGCCGATCCACCAGATGTCGGGCGGGCGCGAATTCAACGAGGTCTATTTCACCGACCTGCGCGTCAAGGACAGCCAGCGCCTGGGCGAGGTCGGCGACGGCTGGAAGGTGGCCCTGGTCACCCTGATGAACGAGCGTCTGGCGGTCGGCGGCTCGGCCGGCCCGAACTATCGCGAGATCATGAAGCTGGCGCGCGAGCTGTCGGGCGTCGCCGGTCCGGCGCTGAAGGACCAGGGCTTCCGCGACAAGCTGGCTGACTGGTACGTGCAGTCCGAGGGGCTGAAGTTCACCCGCTTCCGCACCATGACCGCTCTGTCGCGCGGCCAGACGCCAGGCCCGGAAAGCTCGATCGGCAAGATCATCTCGGCCAACCAGCTGCAGGAGCTGGCCAACACCGCCGTCGAGATGGAGGACCAATACGGCATCCTCGTCGATCCCGACCAGGCCCCGGCCGAGGCGGCGTTCCAGCAGAGCCTGATGTGGGCGCCGGGCCTTCGCATCGCCGGCGGCACGGACGAGATCCTGAAGAACATCATCGCCGAACGGGTCCTGGGCCTGCCGGGTGACGTCCGCGTCGACAAGGACGTGGCGTTCAAGGACATGCCGACCGGGCGGTGA